The genome window ATTTGAGGGAACCCAGATCCTGTTGCTTGTATATTAACACCagactgccaagtttcatcaaaatccggcCAGTTTTCCAATTAATTCCAATTAAACGTGTAGTATTCACCTCAACCAAACTTTCATGCGTATAATAGTAGAGTGACGATTCCTGAAATCTATCTGTTTCATTCAGGTCTACTAGACATTAGCAACGCATCACTTCGAGTAGCCGTGACAGCAGCTATTTCAGGACTGGTTGAAGCTAAAACTGAGCAAGTGGATAACTTGGTACTGCCTTTAGTGACGTTGATAGCATTCCAACTCACTTCTATGCTGTGTTAGTTtgtttttgtacttattttttggtttttagtttttatgtcgggttagttaaagttaaagtagcATTTACCTACAcatgtttgaaatgaaaatctTCCGATgaattttgcatattttttgtaaatcaaaaAGAAACATCTTCTTAcatgaaaatatgttttgctaTAAGTAATTGTTGTATGTATGGTTTgaaaatttatgaaattttgtatttttttatacaatttatttttaaagaaattgctAGATTTTAGTAATAGTACAAGTTATATTTATAGCATGGAGATTTCCTAACATTCCAATGTTACCAAagagtaataatattttgtaaataagaagatattttttataaataaattatttattttactatattGCTTCATGAGTTTTATGTATTGTATAAAACATAATGATTGTTCATTGGTACATATTTTTAACCTATATTGATCAAAATATGTCATCTTATACATTCTGTGGAATGATTAGAACATTGtactttgatttaaaaaaatctattcacatagaaaataatacagttcgaattcatttaaatataatcaagtggaaattaaaatactgctgccataaataaatatacctacgtgCACATTACACACAttacttaaaactttttaagtGTCAATTCTTTGATCATTTTCACTTCCATTTTCTAAAGGTTCAGGCTTAACTTCTACACAATCATTATTTTGTTCTTCCTTAACTtctaacttaattattttagacTTATCCTCACTAATACCATTAACGGAGCTAATTTCCGTACTATTACGTTTACTCTTTATTAGAATTCGTTTTTTCTTCACTCCTTTACATTTagctttgaatattttctctagTTTTAGAACGTCGCGTCTGTCAATTGTCCAATCTATAATAGTGGAGGCAGCTCTCTTTATGGGGTTGTCATCTTCAGAGTATGATGGTATGTCTATGTTGAGAATGTTCATCACTTTTTCTAGTACTTCATCTACGTAATAGTTTATTATTAGGTCTGCTTTGTTGTCCTGAAAAcagagatttatttttaaagtctatATTTATCTAAAGCAGTATACTTGTTCCTTTgccaaattattcaaaattcgTAAAGgagtttgtaaataatctaggTATGTAGGTTTGAAAAAGACGAAAAAGTAACGTAGTAATAactaggttttttaaaaatccAGTTTTACAAGAGCAGCCTGCTAAAACACCAAAGATACTTACATGTTTGGTGGGTTGTAAGTTGCAAATGACTAGTTTTCCATCATACTTGATGGTCTCCAGGGGTAAATTTCCACTTGGCACAATTTGTAGGGTTGTTCCAAGACATATACTTAAATCTGCAATGCTGAAATAGAATAGTATactatacaaataatacaaatgtaTTTAAGATGTTGCATAATACTGCAAAGAGAGTAGGAAAATATCCAGTTATTAATTCCTACAGTTAATCGCAAGCCATAAAATGAACTCTAGTCTTCATAAGAGTAACTGAGCAGagcattaaatttttttttgaataatttgaaaatCAGATTACCTAGACTGCCACTCAGCCATAGTAAGATCATTCTCCGGCAAGCTATGCTCCCAGTCCAGGACTCCATCATACAGACGGCCCCTGCAAGGTCTGCCGGTGACATGCTCAGCGGCACAGGGCACGCCACTGCATTTCTTACCAACTGTTTCTACTGGGCAACTTCGTACAAATTGCCTGGAAGGGTATGGTAAATATTGTagtgaatattttatgaaacagGAAAGAGCTCTGGATTTTGTGTAGCAAATAATTTAAGAGGAGTATTAATCAAGCTTTCAGTTTATCACAGGCTGAAACAGTGCTGGGATGCTTATATCAATATATCAATATACATGGAAAGTGTTTTCTAGCAGACTGCCAATTGAATTTTACTTTGCGTCTTAATCTCCTGCATTAGTTTTAATCATGGTGTACAATATTATGATAGTTTTGATGATTTGCTGtacaaatatgaaaaaataatgtttttttatcataaaatatgtagtgcCAGCACTGGCTGACATATGTGTAAGTAATAGAAACTGTAGTATATAAAGAAAACAGTTTCATGACCCTCACCTTTTACACAAATTGCATTCATCAATAAACATGTTGCCATGTAACTCAGCTAAATACTTCCTCGGCAGGCCTGACTTCAGATGTAATCCATCAATGTTCTGACTGACTACATAGTGTACTTTGTTACATTCTACTAGCTTCTTGAGTATCATGTGGGTCTTGGTGGGTTTGGCGTCAGTGAACGAGATGTTCACTGAGGGCCTCTTGCCTTCTCTTTCTAGTGTCCATACTCCATTGGGTCCTCTGAAACAATAATCGTTATTGTTAGCTTAACTTCCAATGTTTTTAGATTGTATAGTAATGTTTATACTactgatatttaaaaataagaaattggtcagtgggtcgtcttaggggcggagtttTATAAAACTGTGTTCAACATCTAAATTCAATGGTTCAGTGATACACTGTAATCATTGAGATATTTAGCAGTGTTGAACATTTCATGAATGAAACTGAGAGTGAAATGATACGAGGGGCTTATTTACCTGAAGTCTGGTATGCCAGCAGAAGTGCTAATGCCTGCCCCAGTGTGTACCACCACATGTTTCGCTTGTTCTATGAGCTGAGCCAATAACTCGCACTTTTTGTTGAATTTCTCCAGGGAATCGAATTTCTGCAACCATTTAAAGCAACGATGTTGAATGAAGTCAGATTTacaatatattatgttaattactGTGAAGATATCTGAATTTTGGATTAGTTACCTCTGGTACTCCTAAGATTCCTTTATTTTCATAGGGCGACAATCCATCAGCGTAATTGCAGGACATCCTTAAAAAGCTGCCTTGTATTCCTCACTGAAACAATAAATTCAAACTTAAAATTGTAACATTTTTTACATTTCATGAGAtttgcaaaaattaaaaacaaaatgttgacAAAATGCAAAACTTTTGATTTGACAGTTCGCTGGCATCATTCATAATCCGTGCAGAAACGGATCCTGTGGATTGTGGTGCTTTGCCGTGCGATTGATGAGTTTTACGCGTGAAATACTCTGCAAAGATTTTAAAGGACTTATTTGCGTATGCTTGCGCAAATATCACCAACAGCTAACATTTTATATAtaggagaaaataataatttactctttccgtctgtctgtctgtctgtttaattttatttagtctgTGGTCGTCGACGTCGGTCGCCGTTCGCTGACTTGTTTGTTGGcgtttttcagtttattttagttGCATTACTGAAATATTACATTGTTTCAAATTTTTTACGTACCTCTCAAGTTACAGAAATGAATCGCAGAAGGGCCCATGACGATGAGGATGGCTACGGTAAGCTGGAAAATATTTTACTCTGTATTTTGTAGGTTAGAAATTATATTGGTTTGATGACCCTTGGTTAACTTTTGTTTTAGAGCGTCTCAATCGCAAAAGACGTCGTGTATCCGAAAACCAGGAGATTGAGGATAGGTTGGAGTCTCTGATCCTGAGGGTGGGAGAGAAGAGTAGCTCCAGTTTAGAGAGTAACTTGGAAGGCTTAGCGAGCGTATTGGAAGCTGATTTGAGTACGTTTCGAGTGAAGATCCTACGTATTCTTACTGACTGTGCAATTCGTATGCCTGAGAAATGCACCATATACGCTACATTAGTGGGCCTACTCAATGCTAAGAACTACAACTTTGGTGGTGAATTTGTTGACTACATTGTGAAGACTTTCAAAGAGAACTTGAAAACTGGCAAGTGGAATGCTGCCAGATATTGTCTGAGGTTCATAGCTGACTTGGTGAACTGCCATGTATTGGCTGCTTCATCCTTATTGACATTGCTGGAGACTTTAGTGGACTGTGCTAATGAGGACGGAGTTCCTCAAGTCAGAAGAGATTGGTTTGTGTTTGCTGTGTTATCAGCATTACCATGGGTTGGCAGAGAGTTATACGAGAAGAAAGAATCCCAATTAGACCACTTACTAACCACCATAGACATATTCTTAAACAAACGCAGCAAGAAGCACTGGCCAGCTCTAAAAGTATGGTCTACTGATACCCCTCACCTTCAGGAAGAGTATCTGGATTGTCTATGGGCtcaaattaaaaagttgaagCAAGACAACTGGTCAGAGAAGCATATTCCTAGGCCTTACCTTGCCTTTGACTCAATTTTGTGTGAAGCCTTACAACACACTCTTCCTCCTATACAGGTAAGATTATAATTACAAGAAAAATTAactctacatattttttaatatacatagTTTCTAAGCAGAGCTACTGAGAAAAAACAATTGTAatagaaatataaagtatggtcattttatataatatgaGTACAATATgtactgataaaaatattgtaaaaaagaaTCTCAATAGACATATACCTGTGTTTACAGTTTACTAATTCAATGCTTAATATTTCTTCCAGCCACCACCACACAATGACACTGACACATATCCCATGCCTAGAGTCATATTCCGCATGTTCGACTACAC of Helicoverpa zea isolate HzStark_Cry1AcR chromosome 15, ilHelZeax1.1, whole genome shotgun sequence contains these proteins:
- the LOC124636986 gene encoding NAD-dependent protein deacetylase Sirt6, giving the protein MSCNYADGLSPYENKGILGVPEKFDSLEKFNKKCELLAQLIEQAKHVVVHTGAGISTSAGIPDFRGPNGVWTLEREGKRPSVNISFTDAKPTKTHMILKKLVECNKVHYVVSQNIDGLHLKSGLPRKYLAELHGNMFIDECNLCKRQFVRSCPVETVGKKCSGVPCAAEHVTGRPCRGRLYDGVLDWEHSLPENDLTMAEWQSSIADLSICLGTTLQIVPSGNLPLETIKYDGKLVICNLQPTKHDNKADLIINYYVDEVLEKVMNILNIDIPSYSEDDNPIKRAASTIIDWTIDRRDVLKLEKIFKAKCKGVKKKRILIKSKRNSTEISSVNGISEDKSKIIKLEVKEEQNNDCVEVKPEPLENGSENDQRIDT